cttaGTCTCTAAACTTGTAAGTTTATGTCTCTTAGgtgatttctaaatttttaaaagtatctaataaatttcttaactttcaattttacgTAGAAAGTCCCCAAaccttaaattttgtatttaatagatctctaatatattcttttttaaaaaaatattaataattgaCCAATCAGATAAAATTAATGATTAAATCTTATgttgaataaattttaaaattttaatttcatatttattagTTACTTTTAGAGGGAGCTATATTTAACACAAATTTGAAAGTCGAACGGCCTATTTGCTTgcaattgattttcttttttcccttgaATAGGGTGAAAAATACTAACCTGATTGGAAGGTGGAGATTTTTTGCAGTCGTCCTCCAAAGAAATCTCGGCCGTTGGTTTAGATAGTTGTGGAATTTCATTTGGTGAATTAACCTTTTTGTTAAGTTGAATGGATGTGGAAAGACGATCCATCGAACCATCACGAACCGACTTGTCGTTCAAAAGGTATCGCATCGACCCAGGAGGCGTGGCCAAATCACTGGGCTTCGCACAACTCCACCTAAGTGGTCAAACtaaatcattatttttctattctttacaattaataaattaaatttcccCACACCATTTCTATTAaatgcttttattttttaataaaaaacttTGAATTTAGTGCATATTAAAactcatattaattataaaaaatactgAGATGCATTTTGAGTGcatctaattaattatttaattatatttattattttaaatggtaaaacgaTCTAAAAtactttaaatataataaaatatatatctatCAATTTTAgacaatgatattttactatatctataaataacttaaactcattttcatatatttaaaaatagcatgtttaatttaaattttttgtgtgatataaatatttttttaaaaaaacacatttaatttttttattcgaATATTGAATGCACTTAAAATATTGctagaaaactatttttaacTAGAACTAAAAtgatctaaaatttaaaatgtcaatgtttcaataataaaaaaaaaaaatgttttaataataaataaaatcgaTAATATTGATATATCacgaaaatgaatttaatagcATGAAATAATCTAGAAAGTACattaaagaaaatatcaattatGAGTGTAAACAAAttgtaaattttcaaaaaaaaaaaaaaaaagcaatgataattaatataaataaatgagaTTTGAGTTAAAAGTGAATGGATAAGTTTGAAGGAAATGAACAAACCTTACAAAGTCGGTTGTAATAAtagatgaattttttttcttcttcttcatcttcaaacCCTTATGAGTTGCAGAGGCGCCGGAGCGGATCTGGTCGGCGGCGACATTTGGGGAGGCGGCGGCGGCGTGGAGTTGGTGGTAAGGGAGAGGATTTATGGGGGAGTATTGGGAGGAACACGGAGGGTTGGGGAAAGTAGTTCTAGAAGTGAAGTTTGATCTTCTGCCGTCGGCGATGATGGGGTTGTGGCGGTCGATGGCTCTTCCGGAGGCGGCAGCGGCGGGGGAAGATGAAGGTTGGTCGACGGCGGTGGAGGCTTGGGAGGCGCAGAAGAAATCGATGGTTTTCATGATATGATGATGagattttgtgtgtttttggaTAAAatggtttttggtatttttctttctaatttttctctctCGGCTCAAAAAGTGTGAACTTCTCTTTGTGTGGTTGAGAGAGAGAATAATGAGGCCTGTTTTTTTAAGGATGTGataacacacacatatatataatatatagttgtgTACCTCGAAAAGaatgaaactaatttttttttttttttttttttacattctaTCGAATTATTTAATCATAATTTATCTTGTGACAAATAATTTTTACTTGTACTATTATGTAGACCATATTTGTTTCTTTATAATCAAAATTGTTGCAATCataataatctttttttattattcataatttatattagggatgttcaaaaaatccgataaTCCGACCAAACCgaactacccaacccaaaccgcaagaATTGGATTtgattagattttattttgggttgggttgggttaaaaatattaaaaaatattaaattcgggttgggtctcGGGTTACCCCATTTTAGATTCGGGTCAACCTGAACCGATCTAatccgaatatatatatatataaaagttaaaaaaaatcaaattaaaaaaagaaaaaaaaaacagaaccgATTGTTAACTGATTACATAATATTGTTAACTGATTTACTAGTAATGCATTTAAATGAACTTCACTTTTCATGTTAAGATTTGATTGACCATGTTTATTGGGACGTAAATGTGGTCTTAATTCTTTTTTATGTATGATAAGCGTGAGAGGCATAGAAATAAATGCATatatctaaataaataaataaataaagagagaGATTAGAAGGTTTTTTGGGATAATTTTTTACCGTGATGGTTGATGGAGATGTAGTTAAATTTTTGGgtagtatcaatttaaacctcaaactaatagtagtattaatttaaatcttgaacttttatgagtatatcaatttaaattctgaatttttataaatataacaatttaaaccctaaactttcacaagtgtattcaaataaaacataatttagggtttaaattaacACACTTATTAAATTTCaaggttttaattgatacacttatgaaaattcaatgtttaaattgatataattattagtttatgatttaaattgatacaaccccaaAGTTCAggggtgtaaattgatattaatcccttttttttttgggaaaaaatacatatttgatCTCTAGATTTTGGGTTTAGTTCTAATACATTCCATTTagtcataaatttcaaaatattacatttttagttcttaagttttgaacttgatttcaatttagtcccttgaaatacaaaatattaCGATTTTACTTTTGAGCTTTATTACATTTATTTGGTTCTTGGAGTTAATATTTCTAACTTtggtttttctctaaaaactcCTTTCAATTTTTAGAATGAAAAACTTGAAGCTTTATAAGGGCTTCATGAATTCGGCTCAAAGCCAAAGGAAAATACAGAGAGCAATAGAAAAAAGATggtgaaaagagaaaaaaaaaaaatatagaaaaaaatttggtaatgctagtaaagaattttttttttttttttaaaaaaaaaaattatttaaaaaatgcaaGTCAAACGAGCTAACGAAACAAGTTTTTATAATAAGAACTAACGAAATAAGCTTTTATTCCCATCTTTGTTGAGGGACGTTAGGCTTGGTTAGTTGTTGTGTTGCTTGCTTGAAAAAACGAGAAtagattaattataataatatttgaaaatagtatGGAAGTATCTATTACACGATCAAAGGTATTACAGACTACATCATGGCAAGTCACATAATAATTAACAAatagaaatatgaaaaaaaaaattagaaattgttAATCCAGTTTGGTAATTAACACCTACGTTTGGGGGATAGTATGCACGTGGAAAGATAACTTCACTAATACAAATGTTAAGCAATTACAACATAGTATTTACTGTATTTGTCTACTCTAATATAGTGACCTTTGTAAAGCTCAACTACTTAATCGTACACCTAGGCTCCCTCTAGATAAGAGATTTTCAGATACTTAAACTCTCTCTAAGTAATGATATTAGTAACGAATGTCTCAAGCTCCTCCTAACAAAGACTCCCTCTCGGTAAGACTTAAGTTCCCCTTAAATCATGAGACTCCTGCTCACTTGCAGCTTATCTTTCCCTTTAAATAAATATCACTTCACTTGATGAGCCTAGGCTCCCCTAAGTTTGCAGATCCCTTCTCAAGAAGATTATTAATGAAGCATATCAACGACTTGGAGTATATCTCTAACCTTACTACAACACAATCTTCACAACTCCAAAAGACTGACAAAGAATACACTTGTGATCAAAGTTTCACAAGACTAACAACACTCCAAATCTTTTGTTAAAACAACCAACCCTCAAACAAAGACTAAGTGTCTTTGTATATACACAGTGGATGCAATGAAGACCAATCCTAACCTCCAAAAGTACTTGCGCACGGATAAGGAAAAGATCTGCAAAATAGTGTAGACAAAATATTTCACATAAGAAAAGTATTTTGTAGAGACAACAATTCCATACAACAACCTTAAGCCAATAAGATCAAATGTAAATCGTAATCACATTAGTTGGACTTAAATAAATATTGCCAAAATACAGTAACGATATTTAAACCAGTGTTATTCTAACGATAAACGAAACGAGTAAGTTATTAACCTTTAGGTGTTAAAAAGATGTTTTAAccattgtttaaaaaaaaaaaaaatattaaccaTGGAGTTATCTTCCTTTTTTTCAAACTATAGAATTTAGTTCATGAACTTTTATGGCATAATATATAATAGATCTTTGAATTGTAAGAAAAAACATCCAATATCTTCCTAAGCTTCCACTTttatgcttctttttttttttttttttttaatcacttTCATGCTTAATAAAGTCCCACCCCTAGAGTAATATATGttctgaatttttaattttttgtctaataaattttttatatataaatattttttttaagaattcaCATATATGAgacacaaaattcaattttatcattgTTAATAGAGTCAATATATCATATTGGACATAAAATTGCAAGTTTTGAGAGAAATATTagataattttaatttctttggatgCTGATTATTTTGCTCACTTTGGGCAATAGCATgaagaggtttttttttcttaataaaaaaaatatggaaatgcAAATCAAACCTTCAACTAGAAGATTGCATGTCAGTTATTATTAAACTAATCTCACCTTAGCTAAAGAAATATGAGGATTTTTTTAAGTATagataaataaaacaaaaaaccacCGACGTCCAAACACCAAACATCAATCCCTCTCGAAAATAAGAGACAAAATAGTAGAAGAAAAGGCCTATTACTAATATCTATAGGATCTAGAAGAAAATGACAAAGCTACAAGttaatttattcattattaatgaagttagaagtagaagtcagaaagattttaattaactatttaattattaattattattttgggtgagtacaaaaaagaaaaagtaacaaAAGCGAGAGTAGGGTAAAACTAGAGCTCCTAAAAGGAGCAGAATCACGCGCGATCCTCATACTCAAGTCCTCAGGCCCGCTTCAGATGTTTGTTTGTTatataaaattgagtttttatgtcgataataataataataaaataatttaactaaattaaatttatgatttggaattatattgattaaataaactatttcaaactaaaactagaaaatttgttatttattataaatgttggactcaaataaattaaattaagacaTTTGTCGACGCATCTCGTTATGTCACTACAAGCCTCACGTACACTTGGCTTTCgacttcttctttcttttcttttttttatatggtCTTGAGTTGTTCCTAGCTAACATGCATAAGAGATCTTCTCAACAGCGTGATATCAAGTCTATCACACTCTAATGCCTAAATTAGTAGATAATGTATAGTTCAGTTAAGCAGACTATTTATAAGTCCTTCCTCGAATACTTGTCTTTGGTAACGCGTAATGCTGACAATGCCATGGTTGTTTATAGTGCTTGAGGTGGTAGGGTGTCATACGAGTGCAACTCGATAATTTTTCGAGTGGTATATATTTATCGGTTCAGTTGGTTGTCCAAAGTCCCCAAGACATTAATTGACGTTTCCCTTTTGCAACATACATTCCTCTATGTCTCCTCTAGGTACCATGAGTTTGTACCTGCACATGAACTTTGAGCCTTATCTTGAATAACCATCAACAAAATTAGGGTGTGTTAGGTTCaatttttgaagtgtttaatttcgaaaataagtcattttagaaaaaattaaaatatttgataaccACTCAATATAACTTTTGAAATACTttcaaagtgtattttaaaccgattttatcaaaaaaaaaaatttaaattttttttttttttcttaaatatactttttttctcttttcattccaaataagccttttattttatttttatttatttatttattttttgggttagtttagtTTAGGATGCAAATGTCTAAGACTGAGCAAACAATGATGTAGATTTGGTTAAAGAAATGGAAGCCATTTattggaaatagaaaaatggCATCTTACATTTCCCAAATATTGATGGACACACTTTGTATCACGAGTCTGCACTATTCCtctttaaatatttcaaattcagaACCTCTCTTCTAATTTTTAATCAATAAACaattaatcttctttttctatatattttttaataaataaattagtatTATTGTTAATCAATTCCATCATGTTCATTTCTCCATTACACCCCCTCTATGCACCtcggttatttatttatttatcttattaTTACCAtcacttttttctttctatttcaaAGAAAACCACAACattaaattttacatttaaaattttcaaataaaactaaaaaatgttaaactttCTCCCCCTCCTTTTACTTTACACAACcacataatatttaatatttgacctattgattgaaaatatatatctttattatttattgattcATCGTGCACAtgattattaaaaagaaaattcaacttaattatttttagagTTTTGCTACTcataccaaaataataataataataaaggaatAGATTCCAACtaataaaag
The nucleotide sequence above comes from Benincasa hispida cultivar B227 chromosome 3, ASM972705v1, whole genome shotgun sequence. Encoded proteins:
- the LOC120072798 gene encoding protein SODIUM POTASSIUM ROOT DEFECTIVE 3-like isoform X4 yields the protein MKTIDFFCASQASTAVDQPSSSPAAAASGRAIDRHNPIIADGRRSNFTSRTTFPNPPCSSQYSPINPLPYHQLHAAAASPNVAADQIRSGASATHKGLKMKKKKKNSSIITTDFVRWSCAKPSDLATPPGSMRYLLNDKSVRDGSMDRLSTSIQLNKKVNSPNEIPQLSKPTAEISLEDDCKKSPPSNQVVVLRVSLHCRGCEGKLRKHLSKMEAKKVTIMGNITPEGMLESVSKVKNAQFWPYADPTPTPNPNPIHQQNVLKKA
- the LOC120072798 gene encoding protein SODIUM POTASSIUM ROOT DEFECTIVE 3-like isoform X2, with product MKTIDFFCASQASTAVDQPSSSPAAAASGRAIDRHNPIIADGRRSNFTSRTTFPNPPCSSQYSPINPLPYHQLHAAAASPNVAADQIRSGASATHKGLKMKKKKKNSSIITTDFVRWSCAKPSDLATPPGSMRYLLNDKSVRDGSMDRLSTSIQLNKKVNSPNEIPQLSKPTAEISLEDDCKKSPPSNQVVVLRVSLHCRGCEGKLRKHLSKMEGVNSFNIDFAAKKVTIMGNITPEGMLESVSKVKNAQFWPYADPTPTPNPNPIHQQNVLKKA
- the LOC120072798 gene encoding protein SODIUM POTASSIUM ROOT DEFECTIVE 3-like isoform X1, with product MKTIDFFCASQASTAVDQPSSSPAAAASGRAIDRHNPIIADGRRSNFTSRTTFPNPPCSSQYSPINPLPYHQLHAAAASPNVAADQIRSGASATHKGLKMKKKKKNSSIITTDFVRWSCAKPSDLATPPGSMRYLLNDKSVRDGSMDRLSTSIQLNKKVNSPNEIPQLSKPTAEISLEDDCKKSPPSNQVISHSQVVVLRVSLHCRGCEGKLRKHLSKMEGVNSFNIDFAAKKVTIMGNITPEGMLESVSKVKNAQFWPYADPTPTPNPNPIHQQNVLKKA
- the LOC120072798 gene encoding protein SODIUM POTASSIUM ROOT DEFECTIVE 3-like isoform X3 — its product is MKTIDFFCASQASTAVDQPSSSPAAAASGRAIDRHNPIIADGRRSNFTSRTTFPNPPCSSQYSPINPLPYHQLHAAAASPNVAADQIRSGASATHKGLKMKKKKKNSSIITTDFVRWSCAKPSDLATPPGSMRYLLNDKSVRDGSMDRLSTSIQLNKKVNSPNEIPQLSKPTAEISLEDDCKKSPPSNQVISHSQVVVLRVSLHCRGCEGKLRKHLSKMEAKKVTIMGNITPEGMLESVSKVKNAQFWPYADPTPTPNPNPIHQQNVLKKA